From Magnolia sinica isolate HGM2019 chromosome 13, MsV1, whole genome shotgun sequence, one genomic window encodes:
- the LOC131223169 gene encoding embryo-specific protein ATS3A-like: protein MVGRVWFFLFLALFFLFSKARSTNPQPQELKSLKIQNTQSARGCSYVVSIKTSCSSRSFTRDMVSLAFGDAYGNQIYVPRLDDPDSRTFERCSTDTYTLSGTCMYKICYLYLLRRGSDGWKPESVKVYPPNSKAITFKYNMFLPNGVWYGFNSCNGVSSHINGTGNLISQM, encoded by the exons ATGGTCGGTAGGGTCTGGTTTTTCCTCTTCTTGGCCCTGTTTTTCCTCTTTTCAAAGGCCAGATCAACTAATCCGCAGCCCCAAGAACTCAAATCTCTCAAGATCCAAAACACTCAG AGCGCAAGGGGTTGTTCATATGTAGTAAGCATAAAGACAAGCTGTTCTTCCAGATCATTCACCAGAGATATGGTCAGCCTTGCTTTCGGCGATGCCTACGGTAATCAG ATATATGTGCCAAGGTTGGACGATCCAGATTCTCGGACATTTGAGCGGTGTTCGACGGATACATACACCCTATCGGGGACTTGTATGTATAAGATATGTTATCTGTATCTCCTGAGGAGAGGATCGGATGGATGGAAACCAGAGTCGGTGAAGGTCTACCCTCCAAATTCGAAGGCGATCACATTTAAATATAACATGTTCCTTCCCAATGGCGTTTGGTATGGTTTTAATTCTTGCAATGGTGTTTCTTCCCACATTAATGGTACTGGAAATCTTATCTCACAAATGTAA